The genome window CATTCTAAGAGCATGTACAAATCTATTGCTATGGTAAGAATTTTAAACTCAGCTGCTTTGATGCAGGATGAATACTCTCGATGGATTGTTGCTAGCCAGAGGAGTCTCCTAGAAGTTATGGCTGAATTCCCCTCTGTGAAGCCTCCACTAGGAGTCTTTTTTGCTGCCATTGCTCCCCTATTGCAGCCTAGATATTATTCAATATCATCTTCTCCAAGGTAATCATTAATTACCTACCTTTTCTTTGTTGCTTCAGTTGATGTATCATGTAACAGCCGATTAATTGTTTGTTTCTCTTTCAGGATGGCACCAACTAGGATCCATGTGACATGTGCACTAGTGGATGAAAGAATGCCAACTGGGAGGATTCACAAAGGTGTCTGTTCAACTTGGATGAAGGTACTTTCCCCATATTTAGCCTTCTTTCTTGACCTAATTGATTGAATAACTGATCTGAAGTGCTGTCAATCTTGGCTTCTTCTTGTTAGatagtttttctctttttcattttttaatgTCATTTTGAGTCATGTCAACAAATATAccaatttttctttttgagaaaagGATGCTGTGGTGCATTAACTATATTTTAACATCATGGGTGTACATGATATTTGATGCTTATAAGACTGATGGCTGTCACTGGATGGTATCACATGCAACAATGGTAGGTGATCGGATCCACTTCTGCTGATTCAAATTTTTCTCAGAGAACATGATGAATTTACTGAAGTCTTAAATAAAGATATGGTTATGGCACCTATCAAAGCTCTTGAAGCAGGACCTATGTTGAACTCATTGAACACTCTAGGGGTAGTAGTGAAATTCATCAAACTGAAGGCGATCTCAGAATTTAagcaagatttatcttatgtcatATTGCTTTTTGTAGTGGCATTCAACCAATATGTTCTACAACTTCTGTTTGCTGATTGTTACTGCTGTCCATCATAACTTGATTCATTTTCCTCTCATCTAATCCTGTGACCTTTTATTTTACAGAATTCTGTCCCATCGGAAGAGAGCCAAGTATGCAGCTGGGCTCCTATATTTGTGAGGCAGTCAAACTTTAAACTGCCTGCTGATCCTTCTCTGCCTATAATCATGATTGGCCCTGGCACAGGGTTGGCACCCTTCAGGGGCTTCTTGCAGGTTTCTATTAGAGCGACATTTCTGCAAATACGTTTTGGCTCTCAGTCGAATGAAAAAAAATGCTCAGTGGAATGATGGTTTTGATGACATGAATTTTGTCATTTTTAGGAACGGTGGGGACAGAAGGAGGCTGGAATGCAACTCGGTCGTGCAATTCTCTTCTTTGGTTGCAGAAACAGCAAAATGGTGCTTATAAATAATAATGCATCCAATAAAATTTAGAATGAAATTTCAGTATTATTCAACGTCTGATGAGGCTGTGAATTTTGCAGGATTTCATATATAAGGATGAGTTGAACAATTTTGTTGAGACCGGCATACTCTCTGAGCTGATTGTTGCCTTATCTCGTGAAGGTCCAATCAAGGAATATGTGCAGCATAAAATGACTGAAAAGGTTAGAAACACGTCTGCTATTCTTTTTTCATTTCAATTTTGGAGTCTCTTCATCCCTTGTAATTATAGTTTCACATTTTCTATTTAACCTTAAGCACATGACAATATTTTCAGGCATCCGACATTTGGAATATCATCTCCCAGGGTGGTTATGTTTATGTCTGTGGTGATGCTAAGGGTATGGCTAGAGATGTCCACAAAGTTCTTCATACTATCTGTCAAGAACAGGTAAATTCCCGACAACTGTGCTTGAATTTTTGCATTCGTTATGAGTTCTTACTAATTTGTCACCAACTTAATTCAATAGTTGGCAAAAGCCAGGTTACCTTTTGTCGTTTAAAGCACCTGCCAATGAACAGAAATTTATCTCAAATTCTCAATCACCTAAATTTTTAGAATAACTAAGAACCTTAAATCTCTATATGTTAAGACTATCATCCTGGAGTCAAGCCGTAGGTACTTAGGGTCAAGGTTTAAAATCTTGTGCTGAGACTGCTTGGCAATTGGACTGGTGGTATGGTTCCAGTAATAGATGATACTGACTCGATATGGATTGATGTTGTCTGGACCAAAAAAGAGAGGGATAGAGGCAGAGAGGTATAGCAGTAAAAGGAAATGGTGATGAGGTGGTGGCAACTTTACAGAGCGGAGGAGGCAGTAGCAGTGATGAGGTGGGGAAGGGGAGGTTATGGAGATTAGAAAGAAACGTGAGAGAGTaggcaaagaagagaagaaacagTATATGGGAAAGGGGGAGCACATTAGTGAGCGAATGCGTGAGAGTAGTTGGTAAAGGAGAGAAGAAACAGCATGTGAGAGAGGAGCACCTGAGTGACAGAATGCatgagagaaaaagagaaaaagaatttgaCAGTTGAGTAACAACtgttgaaaaataataaaaatgattatAGACATCAAGCTACATGCTTTTAATCTGCACAACAATTCGTACCAACTTATTTGATGTCCAATATGTTCAGTACGGTGAGCTTTCTGGCGGTATATTTCATAAAAGATCAAACCGAATGAAGATACCTGATCCAGTTTCTTGTTTGGGGTACTACTCAATTTTGGGATAAGCAAAATCATAGACTCGTTTCCCCcttttgaacttaatctagtcatatcatgaaaagattggATACTTTTGGTGGTTAAGCAGTAGTTTATGTCAAGAAGACAACCAGAGTGACATGAAATATTGGTAGTTAAAATGGACTGAAGCTTGTTGGGTTCGGGTGGGGTAGGGGGAGAGTTGATGTTCAAATTCTCCATGACAGTGATGTTTTGGAATCTCTATCAAATGtatctattttttattatctgCAAACAAAATATGCAATTTCCCCAAGCTGAGAGTTAATGTGGTTATTTTGATGCTGGAAAGCTAACTTTCTTTATGTGATTCTGTCGCAGGGATCTCTTGATGGCTCCAAGACAGAGAGTTTGGTGAAGAGTCTGCAAACCGAAGGCAGATACCTGAGGGATGTGTGGTGAGATACCGCCAACCATGTCACCCACTTCATCAGCATCACAAAACTTGTACAAGAAATGTGGAACCTCCCAAGTCAAAAGGTTCCGAGAGACATTTTATGTTTCCCCCTTTCTCTTAGCCTTCACAAACTGCTTCTTCCTCCCACAGAAGAGATTATTCTTTAGACCTTCCGATGAgaatttttgttcatttattatACCCGATCATTAGGTTCATTTGTTGGGGAAATAAGTTGTGTAATGATAAGGACTGGCCTACCTGTGAGATTAATGCAAACCCATACTGGTGATGTATACTATCTTCCGCTTTGCGCTTGTGACATTAGTGAGATACACTATTTGTTGGATTCAGCTGCTATAGTGCTTCGATATGGTGTTGTGAATGGGTGACCCCTAAATTCCTAAATTGACCATGTCGATCGTTATCTCATTACAATCTGACTTGGATGGTATGAATGTTATCTCATTACAATCTGACTTGGATGGTATGAATGTCAACTTAGCAATAAATAGACCAATGTAGGAGGTCAACTTCTTTCTTATGTGGCCacttttgctttcttcttttttgttgttttgcCTTTCCTATCAACCGTTTTTCCTATTTTAGGACGAGCGAGTAATAGAGGAACAGAGAGATTGAATGAAactaggaaaaataaaaggataagAAGAGAAAGATGAATGATAATAggaaaaataaaatgatatttatcCTATTCCGACTCAAGTAGTAAACCCTCGAGAAGGCATATGGATGATGAAattattttattgaaaaaaataaataaaatgattcgctttatttatttaatttattgattCATTTCTGTTTGAtacaatgttatatatatatatatatatatatatatatatatatatatataggctcaagtacaagaataaaaaagaaaatttaaaaattataagcaTATTAAATCAAATGTATGATATCAATAAAATAATACttttgatttgatttttgatttttgatttttttttcttaataatattCTTACAAATATTCTTAGCTAAATCAATAGCTTTGATAAGGACAAATAGTGAgactatttttttaataataaacaaatataagagagaagagaaagataATAACTGAAATGTGGATAATAAAATCATTTTATCGGAAAAATAAATGTGGCATCGATCACACAAAAGataagaaaaacttaatttattGATTCATTTTCACTTCAAAGATAaacaataaattataaaattataaaaattaataaattataaaaataaaaaagcataatcacatcaaatcaaatatatgatattgactacgatattttttttaattaatttaagaaatattttgttttcttctatCATATTCTTAATCGAGAAACCTCTATACTCATTGTCTTCGTaatgataatatttaaaatattcaaataaCTTATACTTACATAacagggctaattacatatttctcTCTATAATTAGACCTCTTTAACATCCCAATCTTTAgacttcaaaaatttatattgaaatccttataattataaaagtgaaacatctaacttCATTTATCTTAACATTATTAGTTTTATCGACGAAAGTACGAAAATACtgagcaaaaaaataatttcaatgtcaTAATAACATTTTCGATGGTGACGAAAGACGACGCTACTAGAGGCTGCGAATGgttgttgaggatgaaaaggaagAGTGACGACGAAAGGTGAGACAAAAGGAGAGGATGAAGAGAATGACGTAGATACTAACGCTCTACATTTGTGCCGACGTTGCTAGACAACTGCATAAGCATTTACGTAGATATAGAATGATGAAAGGACCACTCGACATCTACATCGATGCTAACGTAATTACCAAGTGGTCATTTCATCACTCTGCATCTACGTCGATATCAACGCAATTACTGAACGACGTCGACGCAGATGCATAGCAATGAATTGGTTGCTCGAAATCTGTATTGATGTCGATGCAAATGCAAAGCAACAATGCCCTTCATCTCATTATTGTCAACGATGACATAGATGCAAAGTAACATCACTCTGTGTCGATGCAAACATAGTTACCAAGCGATGTTGACACAAACACAATACATCGACATCTacatcatcctcttcctcctcatccatAATAACTATCCAGACCCCCTACTATATAATTCATCACCATCAAACAAAAAATATAACTACTACATTAAAATTATCTCTTTGTCCAtcattttcatattttcattgataaaattaataatattagagtaaataaatttaaatatttcactttcataactataaaaattcaaatataattttttttgttacgtTTAAAGATCAAGATACGTCACCTCGGGATTGTGACTTCAACACCACCTCAACCTCtaactctttcttcttctccGGTCAATCTTTATTTTTCTCCACCACCTCCGATCATCTCCGTCGACTCCCTCCTCCTGTAATGTTGCCGTTGTGACCTAGTCCCTTCCGTTTCTTCTTCTCCTGCCTTCCTCCTGTCTCCTACTTTCTTTTTCTCCCCGCCCTCCCCCCAAATTGAACTTTAACATAGGCCATAGGCAGAAGAATGATGGCTCAGATTTCCCAGACTGAGACTTCGATCATGCCATTAGtatagataaaaaataaataaatcacgtATTTTAACTAACCAGCCTTTAGTGCCATGTTCACAATCTGCTTGGATTTACCAGAGTGCTGCAGCAACGTTGGGCACTTCTCTATGATCCAACATCAGTTCTTTATTGACCAAGTCCTGTGATCACATGTCCTCCGACATTTGCAGGCCACAATTACAAGATGTTATGATGGAAGATATAATCCTTCTCTGTAGATCCTTGTAGTCTAATGATAGCTTCACATCCCAACTAGAGTTGTTCCTGCAAGAAAACATTATGCTATATAGAATccaaacacaaaaaagaaaaaaaaatatcaagtgaAACATATGGTGGATACAGCAAGTATACCTCTCCAAGTTATCAGAAACGCATATTCCTTCCAACATTGGCTCAAAAATAGAAAGAATCATCTCGAGCACATTTCTTTCGACATCTTTGTCTACCTGCAAAATGATTTAATAATCCATCATAATTGGTGTGTCTTCTTACTACATCACAAATTAAAATAAAGGGTTTAAAAATGTGCTATGCACTTTTTGATCCAGAACTCACAATAAAAAAGCTACGATTAGGACCTATGCCAAGCATGATACATAAACAACAGCACATGTAGTGCTAATGAATACAGTGGAAGTCTTACTCCATCTTCTGGAGTACGAGGAGGAAGTCCAGCACAATCAGCTTTCAGCAAAGCACGCAGATGAGCTAACAATTTTGGAGGCAATCCATATGCATGAGCCTCGTCAACCTTCGATAGCCAAGTCCCACGAACCATATGACTTGCACTGACATTTTCACCAGTCGGTAGCTGGTTGCCTCCGTCCTCAGCATCAGGGGCATCAAAGTCTACAAATACAGCAAAACAAGGATTTAAGGAAACAACATTTCATCTTGCACAAACTTTTACCACCTTGATAGCCAAGTACCAGAAGTTGGTTGCACCTGCAATGACATCAAAACGAGGGCAGGAGGCTAGTAGAATGGCTAGTTTGAGGAAAGAATAATACCAAGAAAATAAAGCAAGCAAATGGAGAGAAGATTGTACAGTTGGACATATCAAGGGATGCATGTGCTATGAATCTGCTTGGCTCAACAAGAAACAGCtgatatcattttattttttttttgtgcaaaGGATAAGTGGCGAAGGCGAGATTTAAGTCTAAGACCTTACGATAAACTGTCAATGTTTTTACCAATTAAGCTACCCGATACCTTCAAATACAATCATCAAGCAACACAACACAGTATTACAATAAGCATCTTATTAGCTGCTAACAAATTATGAAGTACATACTTTATGATAGAAAGATTCTTACGCCAAACAAGCTTACTGAAGGAAAGATAGTGAGAATATTACCTAAAGGGATGACATCATAAGGATTGTCTCCTTTTGGAAGAAAACCATAAAACATAATAAGATGTGAAGCAGGAAAGCTTCCATAGCTAAGGTAGCATTGGTCTCCTGCTTCACATGGCCTTGATACAGGGAATTTCAGGGACTTGGATGCTGGGTCAACTCTACCATAGTGAAGTATGTGTGGGCAAAGCTGCAGTAAGAAGTAATTTTTTCCAAATGTCAGCAGAGAAGGAAAAGAGAAGGCAATTTGCCTCGTTCAAAGTTTAGATAACAGACAGAGTGATTCAGGAACCCAGCAACAGGAACCAAGCAGGTTCTCAATTTTCCATCAGCAAAAACCACTTTCATGCCATTGGAGTACCACAGTTCACAAGCCCATAGAAACTTATCCCAACTGTATAGCTCTTGTTGAAATATATCGGGATAATTATCACACAGTGCTGGGAATAAGGCATCAAATTGTTTGCGTACGTGCTGAAATTGAGGAACAAATGATACAGTAAGAACTCTGGCCATTTCATCacaccaaaagaaaaagaatgacaaATAGAGCACCTCCTTAGACTGCAGCAATTCTTCAAGTAGCAGAGTTCCTTCTAATAGAGTAAGTGAATCAACTCCAAAACTCAGCCCTGGTGaacaataacaaaaaaattatgtttccTTAGAAAATAGAAGAAATATGTTCACATAACAAACTGTTGGAAAATGATTAACTAAAACATCCAAAATATAATGACAACATTA of Musa acuminata AAA Group cultivar baxijiao chromosome BXJ1-7, Cavendish_Baxijiao_AAA, whole genome shotgun sequence contains these proteins:
- the LOC103990587 gene encoding uncharacterized protein LOC103990587, translating into MDPSHSDSDAQKMDMDAVEQARESEFLTLSLPPLAEDDPFFAGKKRLLNARELKFKFLVPLHSSAEEVLQIADQMVQTARISCMNEKELYFAGDDDIGPFSPRNEIESLNLILAILSSSISNVKDKAVEVLHLIRDSTIAMVKSVGDSNIHKMTATKFGTDSEELLLKWGKDHGVRTKLKIAYFEEAGRGAVASEDMSNGVIALEIPVSLIISEDLVYNSDMFDVLKNLDAITSDTMLLLWSMRERFNPNSKFKIYFDTLPENFNTGLSFGVDSLTLLEGTLLLEELLQSKEHVRKQFDALFPALCDNYPDIFQQELYSWDKFLWACELWYSNGMKVVFADGKLRTCLVPVAGFLNHSLCPHILHYGRVDPASKSLKFPVSRPCEAGDQCYLSYGSFPASHLIMFYGFLPKGDNPYDVIPLDFDAPDAEDGGNQLPTGENVSASHMVRGTWLSKVDEAHAYGLPPKLLAHLRALLKADCAGLPPRTPEDGVDKDVERNVLEMILSIFEPMLEGICVSDNLERNNSSWDVKLSLDYKDLQRRIISSIITSCNCGLQMSEDM